In Botrytis cinerea B05.10 chromosome 6, complete sequence, the following proteins share a genomic window:
- the Bcvip1 gene encoding Bcvip1, whose translation MAQEGESAVMETNDPSPDKQAVGFSTFNKSKSSSHEAQPTKDLSPKSKLRRTSLSLSSGSGILASLSRKGKHADPLIHTELNSERASISMPPPPTRALPKSRTSSTYSQRSPAALAVLEESLNLEGTGTSHQDFAVEESEPSKANLPMADDKTPPTNLTMADDSKSVPIPLPEPTLRPRASVTEMDGKRMSVSSMYSLASARAGGVISSAASATGSENGGSTRTTTASVSAPVSSVKGLGVSPPETSNVSVTTASGGPNAPNGHQLTAREPPAQAAELAKRNSVARGEAQPRPQPPQRSRSRAKRRFSGSTGASSHSPSSERGLHLKKEDENRPAPWGVIGVCALDIKARSKPSRNILNRLISKGEFEVVIFGDKVILDEEVENWPICDFLISFYSDGFPLDKAIAYVQARKPFCVNDVPMQKILWDRRICLRILDKINVPTPKRIEVNRDGGPAVFTPEMAKHLKDTTGLVLEGPEDGTGGQMVAPKTVELIDNGDTLSVDGVLLSKPFVEKPVSGEDHNVCIYYPQSQGGGGRKLFRKIGNKSSEHVEDLTIPRAISEPGSSYLYEKFMRVDNAEDVKAYTVGPTFCHAETRKSPVVDGLVRRNTHGKEIRYITALTKEESAMATRIANSFGQRVCGFDLLRAQGKSYVIDVNGWSFVKDNEEYYEQCARILKDMFVREKQKYTGQSQPVSGVTSPTDGTMSPTAIRKEPALKENHRLSNSGSPQPGNSAVPTPKTSPPLSAEQDTSAIPSAELLPPPAVSGPSEVPSVTSTVPPSPTPTPGQDQQTLPPPAPKHTWKLKGMVSVIRHADRTPKQKYKYTFHTKPFIDLLKGHQEEVLLIGEAALDSVMLAVDAAAYEGIEDKEKLKSLRNVLAKKGGWTGTKVQIKPMFRKRKPEESPNSEIPPAPEDLASIDPSLEHSDKAKTAANLERRSPTRNDSLSGVTLSRITAAEESLVLDKLQLIVKWGGEPTHSARYQAQELGETMRNDLQLMNKDILDEVHVFSSSERRVTASAQIWASAFTNQKDLASDFITVRKDLLDDSNAAKDEMDKVKKKLKTLLRQGMEAPPEFAWPADMPEPSIVQKYVVHLMKFHRRVMRNNFSKLYGGATTSLNAIVNPGDKESKGAGSALSQANATSSIQARWCCGEDAELFKERWEKLFNEFSDPEKVDPSKISELYDTMKFDALHNRQFLEWVFTPSKSILEEEEIELAWEKDRSKNSENAKDETVPAEKAESSRTLHRRMFRRKSVLNGKNSEEESYFRLFTGSSQTKAKTDVRLEKLRELYKLSKVLFDFICPQEYGIADSEKLEIGLLTSLPLLKEIVQDLEEMQASDDAKAFVYFTKESHIYTLLNCILEGGIETKIKRSAIPELDYLSQICFELYESENKTPVDAQDVAKYAYSIRITISPGAHTFDPLDVQLDSKHSISCAPRRSLTAHADWKYVIDTLRAKFHQVKLPKSFLAVNLAESHTFHKKELDNAEDDSTIAEVLSSENQAADGNENEHGEKNDLKEEVVEAANEATAGPALVAAPSGDDSDVKSHSEPV comes from the exons CGCGGATCCACTGATACACACAGAACTCAATTCTGAACGAGCAAGTATTTCTATGCCACCACCTCCTACCAGAGCATTGCCAAAGTCTagaacatcttcaacataCAGCCAACGATCGCCCGCCGCATTGGCAGTTTTGGAGGAGAGCTTAAATTTAGAGGGAACAGGAACTAGCCATCAAGATTTTGCTGTTGAGGAATCCGAGCCCTCAAAGGCGAATCTACCAATGGCAGATGATAAAACCCCTCCAACAAATTTAACAATGGCGGACGATAGCAAAAGTGTGCCTATACCACTTCCTGAGCCTACTCTTCGACCCCGAGCATCAGTCAcggagatggatggaaaacGAATGTCAGTATCCTCCATGTACTCTTTAGCATCAGCCAGGGCAGGTGGTGTAATAAGTTCTGCGGCATCTGCGACGGGCTCTGAGAATGGAGGAAGTACAAGAACAACTACAGCATCGGTTTCGGCGCCAGTCTCATCAGTGAAAGGGCTTGGAGTATCTCCACCAGAAACTTCGAACGTATCTGTTACAACTGCTTCTGGTGGGCCAAATGCACCAAATGGACATCAACTTACAGCCAGAGAACCACCAGCTCAAGCTGCAGAGCTAGCAAAACGGAATTCTGTTGCGAGAGGAGAGGCCCAACCACGACCTCAACCTCCACAAAGATCCAGGAGTCGAGCAAAAAGACGTTTCAGTGGTAGCACCGGCGCCAGCAGCCACAGCCCTAGTAGTGAGAGGGGCCTacatttgaaaaaagaagatgagaatagGCCAGCACCTTGGGGTGTTATAGGAGTATGTGCCCTTGACATAAAAGCACGAAGCAAACCGAGTCGGAACATTCTCAATCGCTTGATTTCAAAAGGCGAATTTGAGGTTGTCATCTTTGGAGATAAAGTTATTTTGGATGAGGAGGTTGAGAATTGGCCAATCTGcgatttcttgatttccttcTACTCAGACGGATTTCCACTCGACAAAGCCATTGCGTATGTGCAGGCACGAAAACCATTTTGTGTTAATGATGTCCCTATGCAAAAGATCTTATGGGATCGCAGGATCTGTTTACGAATTCTCGACAAGATAAATGTGCCCACGCCCAAGCGTATAGAAGTAAACCGAGATGGAGGTCCAGCTGTCTTCACACCGGAGATGGCAAAGCATCTGAAGGACACCACTGGTCTTGTCCTAGAAGGACCCGAAGATGGAACTGGTGGCCAGATGGTGGCTCCCAAGACTGTTGAGCTCATCGACAATGGGGACACTTTGAGTGTTGATGGTGTACTATTGTCTAAGCCATTTGTGGAAAAGCCAGTCAGTGGTGAAGATCATAATGTCTGCATATACTATCCCCAAAGTCAAGGCGGAGGAGGTCGAAAGCTCTTCCGTAAGATTGGCAACAAGAGTTCTGAACATGTCGAAGATCTCACAATTCCTCGAGCTATATCTGAACCAGGAAGCAGCTATTTATATGAGAAGTTTATGCGTGTCGATAATGCTGAAGATGTGAAAGCATACACTGTTGGGCCAACCTTTTGTCACGCCGAAACTCGCAAGTCCCCCGTTGTTGATGGCTTGGTCAGACGCAATACTCATGGCAAGGAAATCCGTTACATCACAGCTCTTACAAAAGAAGAATCCGCTATGGCTACTCGAATTGCTAACAGTTTCGGTCAGAGAGTATGCGGTTTCGACCTTCTACGTGCGCAAGGGAAAAGTTATGTCATTGATGTCAATGGATGGAGTTTTGTTAAAGATAATGAGGAGTATTATGAGCAATGTGCACgtatattgaaagatatgtTTGTTCGCGAAAAGCAAAAGTATACTGGGCAATCCCAGCCTGTTAGTGGTGTAACTTCCCCAACCGACGGAACAATGAGCCCTACTGCTATAAGAAAAGAGCCAGCACTCAAGGAAAATCATCG ACTCTCCAATTCAGGTTCTCCTCAGCCTGGTAACTCAGCTGTCCCAACTCCGAAGACCTCACCTCCACTTTCTGCGGAGCAGGACACCTCTGCCATACCTTCTGCAGAGTTGTTGCCACCACCTGCAGTGTCTGGTCCCAGCGAAGTGCCATCTGTTACGTCTACAGTCCCACCTTCACCCACTCCTACCCCAGGACAAGATCAACAGACACTACCACCACCGGCACCCAAACATACGTGGAAGCTGAAGGGTATGGTATCTGTCATTCGACATGCTGATCGTACACCCAAGcagaaatacaaatatacGTTTCACACCAAACCTTTTATCGATCTTCTAAAGGGGCACCAAGAAGAAGTCCTCTTGATAGGCGAAGCTGCGTTGGATAGTGTTATGCTTGCAGTTGATGCTGCAGCCTATGAGGGAATCGAGGACAAAGAAAAGTTGAAATCACTAAGGAACGTTCTAGCGAAGAAAGGGGGGTGGACAGGTACAAAAGTACAAATCAAGCCCATGTTTCGAAAAAGAAAGCCAGAGGAATCCCCTAATTCCGAGATACCACCTGCACCAGAAGATCTCGCTTCAATTGATCCAAGTCTCGAACACTCCGATAAAGCAAAGACTGCTGCGAATCTTGAGAGAAGATCGCCTACTCGAAATGACTCGTTATCCGGCGTTACTTTATCTCGCATAACCGCAGCGGAGGAGAGCCTTGTATTGGATAAACTCCAGCTCATTGTCAAATGGGGTGGCGAGCCGACTCACTCGGCTAGATATCAAGCACAAGAGCTTGGTGAAACAATGCGAAACGACCTTCAATTGATGAACAAGGACATTCTTGATGAAGTTCATGTATTCAGTAGCTCCGAGAGACGTGTGACGGCAAGTGCTCAAATATGGGCTTCTGCCTTCACAAACCAAAAGGATCTGGCATCTGATTTCATTACTGTGCGCAAAGATTTGCTTGATGACTCCAACGCAGCtaaagatgagatggataaAGTCAAAAAGAAGCTCAAGACTCTGTTGAGACAAGGAATGGAAGCACCTCCCGAGTTTGCCTGGCCAGCGGATATGCCAGAACCATCGATTGTGCAGAAATACGTTGTTcatttgatgaaatttcATAGGAGAGTTATGCGTAACAATTTTAGCAAGCTTTATGGAGGCGCCACTACATCACTCAATGCAATTGTAAATCCTGGAGATAAGGAGAGCAAAGGAGCAGGTTCGGCTTTGTCACAAGCAAACGCTACGAGCAGTATCCAAGCTCGTTGGTGCTGTGGTGAAGATGCCGAGCTATTTAAGGAACGATGGGAGAAGCTTTTCAACGAATTTTCCGATCCCGAGAAAGTAGATCCAAGCAAAATCTCTGAACTATACGATACCATGAAGTTTGATGCCCTTCACAATCGACAATTCCTTGAATGGGTTTTCACTCCGAGCAAAAGCATTctcgaggaagaggaaatagAGCTTGCTTGGGAAAAAGACCGATCCAAAAACTCGGAAAATGCTAAGGATGAGACTGTGCCAGCGGAGAAGGCTGAAAGTAGTAGGACACTGCATAGACGCATGTTTAGAAGAAAGTCGGTGTTGAATGGAAAAAATAGTGAAGAAGAATCG TATTTTCGACTTTTCACTGGCAGCAGCCAAACGAAAGCTAAAACCGACGTTCGCTTGGAGAAATTGCGAGAATTGTATAAACTATCTAAAGTCTTATTTGATTTCATCTGCCCACAAGAATATGGTATTGCGGATAGCGAGAAACTTGAGATTGGTCTTTTGACATCACTTCCCTTGCTGAAG GAAATCGTCCAGGATCTCGAGGAAATGCAAGCCTCGGATGACGCCAAAGCATTCGTATATTTCACCAAAGAGTCTCACATTTACACACTTCTTAACTGTATTCTTGAAGGAGGTATCGAAACAAAGATTAAACGAAGTGCCATCCCCGAGCTCGACTACCTCTCACAAATATGCTTTGAGCTTTACGAATCTGAGAACAAGACTCCCGTCGATGCACAAGATGTAGCTAAATATGCGTATAGCATTCGCATCACAATCAGTCCAGGCGCTCACACGTTTGATCCGTTGGACGTACAGCTGGACAGTAAACATAGTATTAGTTGTGCTCCGAGAAGAAGTCTGACAGCTCATGCCGATTGGAAATATGTTATTGATACATTGAGGGCAAAGTTTCATCA AGTCAAACTTCCGAAGAGTTTCCTCGCCGTCAATCTTGCGGAATCACACACTTTTCACAAGAAAGAACTAGATAATGCGGAGGACGATTCGACTATTGCAGAGGTATTAAGTAGTGAGAATCAAGCCGCTgatgggaatgagaatgaacatggagagaaaaatgatttaaaaGAAGAAGTCGTAGAAGCAGCCAATGAAGCAACTGCCGGACCGGCTTTAGTTGCAGCACCATCTGGAGATGATTCAGATGTGAAAAGCCACAGCGAACCCGTCTGA
- the Bcvip1 gene encoding Bcvip1 produces the protein MAQEGESAVMETNDPSPDKQAVGFSTFNKSKSSSHEAQPTKDLSPKSKLRRTSLSLSSGSGILASLSRKGKHADPLIHTELNSERASISMPPPPTRALPKSRTSSTYSQRSPAALAVLEESLNLEGTGTSHQDFAVEESEPSKANLPMADDKTPPTNLTMADDSKSVPIPLPEPTLRPRASVTEMDGKRMSVSSMYSLASARAGGVISSAASATGSENGGSTRTTTASVSAPVSSVKGLGVSPPETSNVSVTTASGGPNAPNGHQLTAREPPAQAAELAKRNSVARGEAQPRPQPPQRSRSRAKRRFSGSTGASSHSPSSERGLHLKKEDENRPAPWGVIGVCALDIKARSKPSRNILNRLISKGEFEVVIFGDKVILDEEVENWPICDFLISFYSDGFPLDKAIAYVQARKPFCVNDVPMQKILWDRRICLRILDKINVPTPKRIEVNRDGGPAVFTPEMAKHLKDTTGLVLEGPEDGTGGQMVAPKTVELIDNGDTLSVDGVLLSKPFVEKPVSGEDHNVCIYYPQSQGGGGRKLFRKIGNKSSEHVEDLTIPRAISEPGSSYLYEKFMRVDNAEDVKAYTVGPTFCHAETRKSPVVDGLVRRNTHGKEIRYITALTKEESAMATRIANSFGQRVCGFDLLRAQGKSYVIDVNGWSFVKDNEEYYEQCARILKDMFVREKQKYTGQSQPVSGVTSPTDGTMSPTAIRKEPALKENHRSALQNILSKSPSMSNMIHGHLPNHGSHRLSNSGSPQPGNSAVPTPKTSPPLSAEQDTSAIPSAELLPPPAVSGPSEVPSVTSTVPPSPTPTPGQDQQTLPPPAPKHTWKLKGMVSVIRHADRTPKQKYKYTFHTKPFIDLLKGHQEEVLLIGEAALDSVMLAVDAAAYEGIEDKEKLKSLRNVLAKKGGWTGTKVQIKPMFRKRKPEESPNSEIPPAPEDLASIDPSLEHSDKAKTAANLERRSPTRNDSLSGVTLSRITAAEESLVLDKLQLIVKWGGEPTHSARYQAQELGETMRNDLQLMNKDILDEVHVFSSSERRVTASAQIWASAFTNQKDLASDFITVRKDLLDDSNAAKDEMDKVKKKLKTLLRQGMEAPPEFAWPADMPEPSIVQKYVVHLMKFHRRVMRNNFSKLYGGATTSLNAIVNPGDKESKGAGSALSQANATSSIQARWCCGEDAELFKERWEKLFNEFSDPEKVDPSKISELYDTMKFDALHNRQFLEWVFTPSKSILEEEEIELAWEKDRSKNSENAKDETVPAEKAESSRTLHRRMFRRKSVLNGKNSEEESYFRLFTGSSQTKAKTDVRLEKLRELYKLSKVLFDFICPQEYGIADSEKLEIGLLTSLPLLKEIVQDLEEMQASDDAKAFVYFTKESHIYTLLNCILEGGIETKIKRSAIPELDYLSQICFELYESENKTPVDAQDVAKYAYSIRITISPGAHTFDPLDVQLDSKHSISCAPRRSLTAHADWKYVIDTLRAKFHQVKLPKSFLAVNLAESHTFHKKELDNAEDDSTIAEVLSSENQAADGNENEHGEKNDLKEEVVEAANEATAGPALVAAPSGDDSDVKSHSEPV, from the exons CGCGGATCCACTGATACACACAGAACTCAATTCTGAACGAGCAAGTATTTCTATGCCACCACCTCCTACCAGAGCATTGCCAAAGTCTagaacatcttcaacataCAGCCAACGATCGCCCGCCGCATTGGCAGTTTTGGAGGAGAGCTTAAATTTAGAGGGAACAGGAACTAGCCATCAAGATTTTGCTGTTGAGGAATCCGAGCCCTCAAAGGCGAATCTACCAATGGCAGATGATAAAACCCCTCCAACAAATTTAACAATGGCGGACGATAGCAAAAGTGTGCCTATACCACTTCCTGAGCCTACTCTTCGACCCCGAGCATCAGTCAcggagatggatggaaaacGAATGTCAGTATCCTCCATGTACTCTTTAGCATCAGCCAGGGCAGGTGGTGTAATAAGTTCTGCGGCATCTGCGACGGGCTCTGAGAATGGAGGAAGTACAAGAACAACTACAGCATCGGTTTCGGCGCCAGTCTCATCAGTGAAAGGGCTTGGAGTATCTCCACCAGAAACTTCGAACGTATCTGTTACAACTGCTTCTGGTGGGCCAAATGCACCAAATGGACATCAACTTACAGCCAGAGAACCACCAGCTCAAGCTGCAGAGCTAGCAAAACGGAATTCTGTTGCGAGAGGAGAGGCCCAACCACGACCTCAACCTCCACAAAGATCCAGGAGTCGAGCAAAAAGACGTTTCAGTGGTAGCACCGGCGCCAGCAGCCACAGCCCTAGTAGTGAGAGGGGCCTacatttgaaaaaagaagatgagaatagGCCAGCACCTTGGGGTGTTATAGGAGTATGTGCCCTTGACATAAAAGCACGAAGCAAACCGAGTCGGAACATTCTCAATCGCTTGATTTCAAAAGGCGAATTTGAGGTTGTCATCTTTGGAGATAAAGTTATTTTGGATGAGGAGGTTGAGAATTGGCCAATCTGcgatttcttgatttccttcTACTCAGACGGATTTCCACTCGACAAAGCCATTGCGTATGTGCAGGCACGAAAACCATTTTGTGTTAATGATGTCCCTATGCAAAAGATCTTATGGGATCGCAGGATCTGTTTACGAATTCTCGACAAGATAAATGTGCCCACGCCCAAGCGTATAGAAGTAAACCGAGATGGAGGTCCAGCTGTCTTCACACCGGAGATGGCAAAGCATCTGAAGGACACCACTGGTCTTGTCCTAGAAGGACCCGAAGATGGAACTGGTGGCCAGATGGTGGCTCCCAAGACTGTTGAGCTCATCGACAATGGGGACACTTTGAGTGTTGATGGTGTACTATTGTCTAAGCCATTTGTGGAAAAGCCAGTCAGTGGTGAAGATCATAATGTCTGCATATACTATCCCCAAAGTCAAGGCGGAGGAGGTCGAAAGCTCTTCCGTAAGATTGGCAACAAGAGTTCTGAACATGTCGAAGATCTCACAATTCCTCGAGCTATATCTGAACCAGGAAGCAGCTATTTATATGAGAAGTTTATGCGTGTCGATAATGCTGAAGATGTGAAAGCATACACTGTTGGGCCAACCTTTTGTCACGCCGAAACTCGCAAGTCCCCCGTTGTTGATGGCTTGGTCAGACGCAATACTCATGGCAAGGAAATCCGTTACATCACAGCTCTTACAAAAGAAGAATCCGCTATGGCTACTCGAATTGCTAACAGTTTCGGTCAGAGAGTATGCGGTTTCGACCTTCTACGTGCGCAAGGGAAAAGTTATGTCATTGATGTCAATGGATGGAGTTTTGTTAAAGATAATGAGGAGTATTATGAGCAATGTGCACgtatattgaaagatatgtTTGTTCGCGAAAAGCAAAAGTATACTGGGCAATCCCAGCCTGTTAGTGGTGTAACTTCCCCAACCGACGGAACAATGAGCCCTACTGCTATAAGAAAAGAGCCAGCACTCAAGGAAAATCATCGGTCAGCCTTACAAAACATCCTTTCCAAATCACCTAGCATGTCAAACATGATTCACGGACATCTTCCTAATCATGGATCACACAGACTCTCCAATTCAGGTTCTCCTCAGCCTGGTAACTCAGCTGTCCCAACTCCGAAGACCTCACCTCCACTTTCTGCGGAGCAGGACACCTCTGCCATACCTTCTGCAGAGTTGTTGCCACCACCTGCAGTGTCTGGTCCCAGCGAAGTGCCATCTGTTACGTCTACAGTCCCACCTTCACCCACTCCTACCCCAGGACAAGATCAACAGACACTACCACCACCGGCACCCAAACATACGTGGAAGCTGAAGGGTATGGTATCTGTCATTCGACATGCTGATCGTACACCCAAGcagaaatacaaatatacGTTTCACACCAAACCTTTTATCGATCTTCTAAAGGGGCACCAAGAAGAAGTCCTCTTGATAGGCGAAGCTGCGTTGGATAGTGTTATGCTTGCAGTTGATGCTGCAGCCTATGAGGGAATCGAGGACAAAGAAAAGTTGAAATCACTAAGGAACGTTCTAGCGAAGAAAGGGGGGTGGACAGGTACAAAAGTACAAATCAAGCCCATGTTTCGAAAAAGAAAGCCAGAGGAATCCCCTAATTCCGAGATACCACCTGCACCAGAAGATCTCGCTTCAATTGATCCAAGTCTCGAACACTCCGATAAAGCAAAGACTGCTGCGAATCTTGAGAGAAGATCGCCTACTCGAAATGACTCGTTATCCGGCGTTACTTTATCTCGCATAACCGCAGCGGAGGAGAGCCTTGTATTGGATAAACTCCAGCTCATTGTCAAATGGGGTGGCGAGCCGACTCACTCGGCTAGATATCAAGCACAAGAGCTTGGTGAAACAATGCGAAACGACCTTCAATTGATGAACAAGGACATTCTTGATGAAGTTCATGTATTCAGTAGCTCCGAGAGACGTGTGACGGCAAGTGCTCAAATATGGGCTTCTGCCTTCACAAACCAAAAGGATCTGGCATCTGATTTCATTACTGTGCGCAAAGATTTGCTTGATGACTCCAACGCAGCtaaagatgagatggataaAGTCAAAAAGAAGCTCAAGACTCTGTTGAGACAAGGAATGGAAGCACCTCCCGAGTTTGCCTGGCCAGCGGATATGCCAGAACCATCGATTGTGCAGAAATACGTTGTTcatttgatgaaatttcATAGGAGAGTTATGCGTAACAATTTTAGCAAGCTTTATGGAGGCGCCACTACATCACTCAATGCAATTGTAAATCCTGGAGATAAGGAGAGCAAAGGAGCAGGTTCGGCTTTGTCACAAGCAAACGCTACGAGCAGTATCCAAGCTCGTTGGTGCTGTGGTGAAGATGCCGAGCTATTTAAGGAACGATGGGAGAAGCTTTTCAACGAATTTTCCGATCCCGAGAAAGTAGATCCAAGCAAAATCTCTGAACTATACGATACCATGAAGTTTGATGCCCTTCACAATCGACAATTCCTTGAATGGGTTTTCACTCCGAGCAAAAGCATTctcgaggaagaggaaatagAGCTTGCTTGGGAAAAAGACCGATCCAAAAACTCGGAAAATGCTAAGGATGAGACTGTGCCAGCGGAGAAGGCTGAAAGTAGTAGGACACTGCATAGACGCATGTTTAGAAGAAAGTCGGTGTTGAATGGAAAAAATAGTGAAGAAGAATCG TATTTTCGACTTTTCACTGGCAGCAGCCAAACGAAAGCTAAAACCGACGTTCGCTTGGAGAAATTGCGAGAATTGTATAAACTATCTAAAGTCTTATTTGATTTCATCTGCCCACAAGAATATGGTATTGCGGATAGCGAGAAACTTGAGATTGGTCTTTTGACATCACTTCCCTTGCTGAAG GAAATCGTCCAGGATCTCGAGGAAATGCAAGCCTCGGATGACGCCAAAGCATTCGTATATTTCACCAAAGAGTCTCACATTTACACACTTCTTAACTGTATTCTTGAAGGAGGTATCGAAACAAAGATTAAACGAAGTGCCATCCCCGAGCTCGACTACCTCTCACAAATATGCTTTGAGCTTTACGAATCTGAGAACAAGACTCCCGTCGATGCACAAGATGTAGCTAAATATGCGTATAGCATTCGCATCACAATCAGTCCAGGCGCTCACACGTTTGATCCGTTGGACGTACAGCTGGACAGTAAACATAGTATTAGTTGTGCTCCGAGAAGAAGTCTGACAGCTCATGCCGATTGGAAATATGTTATTGATACATTGAGGGCAAAGTTTCATCA AGTCAAACTTCCGAAGAGTTTCCTCGCCGTCAATCTTGCGGAATCACACACTTTTCACAAGAAAGAACTAGATAATGCGGAGGACGATTCGACTATTGCAGAGGTATTAAGTAGTGAGAATCAAGCCGCTgatgggaatgagaatgaacatggagagaaaaatgatttaaaaGAAGAAGTCGTAGAAGCAGCCAATGAAGCAACTGCCGGACCGGCTTTAGTTGCAGCACCATCTGGAGATGATTCAGATGTGAAAAGCCACAGCGAACCCGTCTGA